A DNA window from Synchiropus splendidus isolate RoL2022-P1 chromosome 2, RoL_Sspl_1.0, whole genome shotgun sequence contains the following coding sequences:
- the LOC128754857 gene encoding histone H2B 1/2-like, translating into MPEPAKSAPKKGSKKTVTKTTGKGGKKKKRTRKESYAIYVYKVLKQVHPDTGISSKAMSIMNSFVNDIFERIAGEASRLAHYNKRSTISSREIQTAVRLLLPGELAKHAVSEGTKAVTKYTSSK; encoded by the coding sequence ATGCCTGAACCAGCCAAGTCCGCGCCCAAGAAGGGCTCCAAGAAAACCGTGACCAAGACCACCGGCAAAGGaggcaaaaagaagaagaggaccagGAAGGAGAGCTACGCCATCTACGTGTACAAGGTGCTCAAGCAGGTCCACCCCGACACCGGCATCTCGTCCAAGGCCATGAGCATCATGAATTCGTTCGTCAACGACATCTTTGAGCGCATCGCTGGAGAAGCTTCTCGCCTGGCTCACTACAACAAGCGCTCCACCATCTCTTCCCGGGAGATCCAGACCGCCGTGCGTCTTCTCCTCCCCGGTGAGCTGGCCAAGCACGCCGTGTCTGAGGGAACCAAGGCCGTCACCAAATACACCAGCTCCAAGTAA
- the LOC128754850 gene encoding histone H2A-like codes for MSGRGKTGGKSRAKAKSRSSRAGLQFPVGRVHRLLRKGNYAQRVGAGAPVYLAAVLEYLTAEILELAGNAARDNKKARIIPRHLQLAVRNDEELNKLLGGVTIAQGGVLPNIQAVLLPKKTEKPAKAK; via the coding sequence aTGAGTGGAAGAGGCAAAACCGGCGGCAAGTCCCGCGCCAAGGCCAAGTCCCGCTCATCCAGAGCCGGACTCCAGTTCCCGGTCGGTCGTGTCCACAGGCTGCTCAGGAAGGGCAACTATGCTCAGCGTGTCGGTGCCGGTGCCCCCGTCTACCTGGCAGCCGTGCTGGAGTATCTGACCGCTGAGATCCTGGAGTTGGCTGGAAACGCCGCCCGCGACAACAAAAAGGCCAGGATCATCCCCCgccacctgcagctggctgtCCGCAACGACGAGGAGCTCAACAAGCTGCTCGGAGGAGTCACCATCGCTCAGGGCGGTGTCCTGCCCAACATCCAGGCGGTTCTGCTGCCCAAGAAGACCGAGAAGCCCGCCAAGGCCAAGTAA
- the LOC128754839 gene encoding histone H1-like, with protein MAEVAPAPAATPAKAAKKKSTKPAKSGPSVDGLIVKAVSDSKECSGVSLAAIKKALVAGGYNMEKNKARVKTAVKKLVTAGTPAQTKGTGGSGSFKMSKKEAPKTKKAAPKTKKAAPKAKKAAAKKPAAAKKPKSPAKKPASAKKSLKKAAKKLAAKKAATKSPKKAAAKKPAKSPKKAAKKPAAKKTPVKKAAKPKAKKAAPKKK; from the coding sequence ATGGCAGAAGTTGCCCCAGCACCAGCCGCTACTCCGGCCAAGGCCGCCAAGAAGAAGAGCACAAAACCCGCCAAGAGCGGCCCCAGCGTCGACGGGCTCATCGTCAAGGCCGTGTCCGACTCCAAGGAGTGTAGCGGTGTGTCGCTAGCCGCCATCAAGAAAGCTCTGGTCGCCGGAGGATACAATATGGAGAAGAACAAGGCTCGTGTCAAGACCGCAGTGAAGAAGCTGGTCACTGCTGGAACCCCGGCCCAGACCAAGGGCACTGGAGGTTCCGGCTCTTTCAAGATGAGCAAGAAGGAAGCTCCAAAAACCAAGAAAGCCGCTCCAAAAACCAAGAAAGCCGCTCCTAAAGCTAAGAAGGCCGCCGCCAAGAAACCCGCAGCAGCCAAGAAGCCCAAGAGCCCAGCGAAGAAGCCGGCGTCCGCTAAGAAATCTCTGAAGAAAGCGGCCAAGAAGCTCGCAGCAAAGAAGGCGGCGACAAAGAGCCCCAAGAAAGCTGCCGCCAAGAAACCCGCCAAGAGCCCCAAGAAGGCGGCTAAGAAGCCCGCAGCCAAGAAAACTCCAGTCAAGAAGGCAGCCAAGCCCAAAGCCAAGAAAGCAGCTCCCAAGAAGAAGTAG
- the LOC128754865 gene encoding histone H2B 1/2-like has product MPEPAKSAPKKGSKKAVTKTTGKGGKKKKRTRKESYAIYVYKVLKQVHPDTGISSKAMSIMNSFVNDIFERIAGEASRLAHYNKRSTISSREIQTAVRLLLPGELAKHAVSEGTKAVTKYTSSK; this is encoded by the coding sequence ATGCCTGAACCAGCCAAGTCCGCGCCCAAGAAGGGCTCCAAGAAAGCCGTGACCAAGACCACCGGCAAAGGaggcaaaaagaagaagaggaccagGAAGGAGAGCTACGCCATCTACGTGTACAAGGTGCTCAAGCAGGTCCACCCCGACACCGGCATCTCGTCCAAGGCCATGAGCATCATGAACTCGTTCGTCAACGACATCTTCGAGCGCATCGCCGGAGAAGCGTCCCGCCTGGCTCACTACAACAAGCGCTCCACCATCTCTTCCCGGGAGATCCAGACCGCCGTGCGCCTGCTGCTGCCCGGTGAGCTGGCCAAGCACGCCGTGTCCGAGGGAACCAAGGCCGTCACCAAGTACACTAGCTCCAAGTAA
- the LOC128754856 gene encoding histone H2B 1/2, which yields MPEPAKSAPKKGSKKAVTKTAGKGGKKKKRTRKESYAIYVYKVLKQVHPDTGISSKAMSIMNSFVNDIFERIAGEASRLAHYNKRSTISSREIQTAVRLLLPGELAKHAVSEGTKAVTKYTSSK from the coding sequence ATGCCTGAACCAGCTAAGTCCGCGCCCAAGAAGGGCTCCAAGAAAGCCGTGACCAAGACCGCCGGCAAAGGaggcaaaaagaagaagaggaccagAAAGGAGAGCTACGCCATCTACGTGTACAAGGTGCTCAAGCAGGTCCACCCCGACACCGGCATCTCGTCCAAGGCCATGAGCATCATGAACTCGTTCGTCAACGACATCTTCGAGCGCATCGCCGGAGAAGCTTCTCGTCTGGCTCACTACAACAAGCGCTCCACCATCTCTTCCCGGGAGATCCAGACCGCCGTGCGCCTGCTCCTCCCCGGTGAGCTGGCCAAGCACGCCGTGTCCGAGGGAACCAAGGCCGTCACCAAGTACACCAGCTCCAAGTAA
- the LOC128754862 gene encoding histone H4, with translation MSGRGKGGKGLGKGGAKRHRKVLRDNIQGITKPAIRRLARRGGVKRISGLIYEETRGVLKVFLENVIRDAVTYTEHAKRKTVTAMDVVYALKRQGRTLYGFGG, from the coding sequence ATGTCTGGCAGAGGCAAGGGCGGGAAAGGACTCGGAAAAGGAGGCGCCAAGCGTCACCGTAAGGTTCTTCGCGACAACATCCAGGGCATCACCAAGCCCGCTATCCGCCGTCTGGCTCgccgtggtggagtcaagcgGATCTCTGGTCTGATCTACGAGGAGACTCGCGGAGTGCTCAAGGTGTTCCTGGAGAACGTGATCCGTGACGCCGTCACCTACACCGAGCACGCCAAGAGGAAGACCGTGACCGCCATGGATGTGGTCTATGCGCTCAAGAGGCAGGGCCGCACTCTGTACGGCTTCGGCGGTTAA
- the LOC128754867 gene encoding histone H2B 1/2, whose product MPEPAKSAPKKGSKKAVTKTAGKGGKKKKRTRKESYAIYVYKVLKQVHPDTGISSKAMSIMNSFVNDIFERIAGEASRLAHYNKRSTISSREIQTAVRLLLPGELAKHAVSEGTKAVTKYTSSK is encoded by the coding sequence ATGCCTGAACCAGCCAAGTCCGCGCCCAAGAAGGGCTCCAAGAAAGCCGTGACGAAGACCGCCGGCAAAGGaggcaaaaagaagaagaggaccagGAAGGAGAGCTACGCCATCTACGTGTACAAGGTGCTCAAGCAGGTCCACCCCGACACCGGCATCTCGTCCAAGGCCATGAGCATCATGAACTCGTTCGTCAACGACATCTTCGAGCGCATCGCCGGAGAGGCTTCTCGCCTGGCTCACTACAACAAGCGCTCCACCATCTCTTCCCGGGAGATCCAGACCGCCGTGCGCCTGCTCCTCCCCGGTGAGCTGGCCAAACACGCCGTGTCCGAGGGAACCAAGGCCGTCACCAAGTACACCAGCTCCAAGTAA
- the LOC128754849 gene encoding histone H2A-like, producing MSGRGKTGGKSRAKAKSRSSRAGLQFPVGRVHRLLRKGNYAQRVGAGAPVYLAAVLEYLTAEILELAGNAARDNKKTRIIPRHLQLAVRNDEELNKLLGGVTIAQGGVLPNIQAVLLPKKTEKPAKAK from the coding sequence ATGAGTGGAAGAGGCAAAACCGGCGGCAAGTCCCGCGCCAAGGCCAAGTCCCGCTCATCCAGAGCCGGACTCCAGTTCCCGGTCGGTCGTGTCCACAGGCTGCTCAGGAAGGGCAACTATGCTCAGCGCGTCGGTGCCGGCGCCCCCGTCTACCTGGCGGCCGTGCTGGAGTATCTGACCGCTGAGATCCTGGAGCTGGCTGGAAACGCCGCCCGCGACAACAAAAAGACCAGGATCATCCCCCgccacctgcagctggctgtCCGCAACGACGAGGAGCTCAACAAGCTGCTCGGAGGAGTCACCATCGCTCAGGGCGGCGTCCTGCCCAACATCCAGGCGGTTCTGCTGCCCAAGAAGACCGAGAAGCCCGCTAAAGCCAAGTAA
- the LOC128754841 gene encoding histone H1-like, producing the protein MAEVAPAPAAAPAKAAKKKKSTKPAKSGPSVGELIVKAVSASKERSGVSLAAIKKALSAGGYDVEKNNARVKTAVKKLVTAGTLVQTKGTGASGSFKMSKKEAPKAKKAAPKPKKAAAKKPAVAKKPKSPAKKPAAAKKSPKKAAKKPAAKKAATKSPKKAAAKKPAKSPKKAAKKPAAKKTPVKKAAKPKAKKAAPKKK; encoded by the coding sequence ATGGCAGAAGTCGCCCCCGCTCCAGCCGCCGCTCCGGCCAAGGCCgccaagaaaaagaagagcacGAAGCCCGCCAAGAGCGGCCCCAGCGTCGGCGAGCTCATCGTCAAGGCCGTGTCCGCGTCCAAGGAGCGCAGCGGCGTTTCACTGGCCGCCATCAAGAAGGCTCTGTCCGCCGGCGGCTacgatgtggagaagaacaatGCTCGCGTTAAGACCGCTGTGAAGAAGCTGGTCACCGCCGGAACCCTGGTTCAGACCAAGGGCACCGGAGCTTCCGGCTCCTTCAAGATGAGCAAGAAAGAAGCTCCCAAAGCCAAGAAAGCCGCTCCCAAACCTAAGAAAGCCGCCGCCAAGAAACCCGCAGTAGCCAAGAAGCCCAAGAGCCCAGCGAAGAAGCCGGCGGCCGCTAAGAAGTCTCCGAAGAAGGCGGCCAAGAAGCCCGCAGCAAAGAAGGCGGCGACAAAGAGCCCCAAGAAAGCTGCCGCCAAGAAACCCGCCAAGAGCCCCAAGAAGGCGGCTAAGAAGCCCGCAGCCAAGAAAACTCCAGTCAAGAAGGCAGCCAAGCCCAAAGCCAAGAAAGCAGCTCCCAAGAAGAAGTAG
- the LOC128753512 gene encoding histone H2A, sperm-like, which yields MDVPLKLLITFCKTIAAGVQRNAVWVGHRSSNLKRKGAGKARAKAKSHSSRAGLQFPVGRVHRLLRKGNYAERVGAGAPVYLAAVLEYLTAEILELAGNAARDNKKTRIIPRHLQLAVRNDEELNKLLGGVTIAQGGVLPNIQAVLQPKKTESKSK from the exons ATGGATGTGCCGCTTAAGCTGCTCATAACCTTTTGTAAAACCattgctgctggagtccagcgaAATGCTGTGTGGGTGGGGCACAGATCCAg taatttaaaaaggaaaggTGCTGGGAAGGCTCGTGCCAAGGCCAAGTCGCACTCATCTCGAGCTGGACTCCAGTTCCCGGTCGGTCGTGTCCACAGGCTACTTCGTAAAGGTAACTATGCAGAGCGTGTCGGTGCCGGCGCCCCCGTCTACCTGGCGGCCGTGCTGGAGTATCTGACCGCCGAGATCTTGGAGTTGGCTGGGAACGCCGCCCGTGACaacaagaagaccaggatcatcccccgccacctgcagctggctgtCCGCAACGACGAGGAGCTCAACAAGCTGCTCGGAGGAGTCACCATCGCTCAGGGTGGAGTGTTGCCCAACATCCAGGCGGTTCTGCAGCCCAAGAAGACtgagtctaagtctaagtgA
- the LOC128754848 gene encoding histone H3, whose protein sequence is MARTKQTARKSTGGKAPRKQLATKAARKSAPATGGVKKPHRYRPGTVALREIRRYQKSTELLIRKLPFQRLVREIAQDFKTDLRFQSSAVMALQEASEAYLVGLFEDTNLCAIHAKRVTIMPKDIQLARRIRGERA, encoded by the coding sequence ATGGCAAGAACCAAGCAGACCGCTCGTAAGTCCACCGGAGGCAAAGCCCCCAGGAAGCAGCTGGCCACCAAGGCCGCCCGCAAGAGCGCCCCTGCCACCGGCGGAGTCAAGAAGCCTCACCGTTACAGGCCCGGCACCGTGGCTCTGCGAGAGATCCGTCGCTACCAGAAGTCCACCGAGCTGCTGATCCGCAAGCTGCCCTTCCAGCGTCTGGTCCGTGAGATCGCGCAGGACTTCAAGACCGATCTGCGCTTCCAGAGCTCCGCCGTTATGGCTCTTCAGGAGGCCAGTGAGGCTTATCTGGTCGGCCTCTTCGAGGACACCAACCTGTGCGCCATCCACGCCAAGAGAGTCACTATCATGCCTAAAGACATCCAGCTGGCCCGCCGCATCCGCGGAGAGAGAGCTTAA
- the LOC128754826 gene encoding GTPase IMAP family member 9-like — translation MDPRRSCQEPGITVEELRALQEDEDDVSFVTNNQEMRIVLVGKTGNGKSATGNAILGGSYFKSKFSAESLTINCSKAKAMVDGEMVAVIDTPGLFDTRFCSTQTSKDIRQCIHYASPGPHVFLVVIRLGRFTAEEQQTVQKIQEIFGPAADRYSMVLFTHGDQLEGSFEEFFSESTALQDLVSRCNGEYLVFNNKSKDHTQVTQLLKKIHTIVQRNGGRHYTNRMFQEAEKAIEKEKQRILAEKAEKIRREKEEIKKEIQAQFQKDLEKMQMEQQRERKMMAKEMDKEKAKVQEMREEQAKQREMDLKQMEQMKKMMEEQMTKEMEERVQDLERKHKERARIEAEESEDLIDLFLNTIKKVVKPVLGLFKIK, via the exons ATGGACCCACGGAGGAGCTGTCAAGAGCCGG GgatcacagtggaggagctgagggcTCTGCAGGAGGACGAGGATGACG TCTCCTTTGTGACCAACAACCAGGAGATGAGGATTGTGCTGGTGGGGAAGACAGGGAATGGGAAGAGCGCGACAGGGAACGCCATCTTGGGAGGGAGCTACTTCAAATCAAAGTTCAGCGCTGAATCTTTGACCATCAACTGCTCCAAGGCAAAAGCTATGGTGGACGGGGAAATGGTGGCCGTCATCGACACCCCAGGTCTCTTCGATACCAGGTTCTGCTCAACTCAGACCAGCAAGGACATCCGCCAGTGCATCCACTACGCCTCTCCTGGACCTCACGTCTTCCTGGTGGTCATCAGGCTGGGGAGGTTCACCGCTGAAGAGCAGCAGACGGTGCAGAAGATCCAAGAGATCTTTGGTCCAGCAGCAGACAGGTACAGCATGGTGCTGTTCACTCATGGAGACCAGCTGGAAGGAAGCTTTGAGGAGTTCTTTAGCGAGAGCACAGCGCTTCAGGACTTGGTGTCCAGATGCAACGGTGAGTACCTCGTGTTCAACAACAAGTCCAAGGACCACACCCAGGTCACTCAGCTGCTCAAGAAGATCCATACAATAGTGCAGAGGAACGGTGGACGTCACTACACCAACAGGATGTTCCAGGAGGCAGAGAAGGCCATTGAAAAGGAAAAGCAGCGGATCCTGGCAGAGAAGGCAGAGAAGATCCGTCGCGAGAAAGAGGAGATCAAGAAAGAGATCCAAGCCCAGTTCCAAAAGGATCTGGAGAAAATGCAGATGGAGCAGCAGCGCGAGAGGAAGATGATGGCTAAAGAGATGGACAAGGAGAAGGCCAAGGTGCAGGAGATGAGAGAGGAGCAGGCTaaacagagagagatggatctgaaGCAAATGGAGcaaatgaagaagatgatggaggagcagaTGACCAAAGAAATGGAAGAGAGGGTCCAGGATCTTGAAAGGAAGCACAAGGAGCGAGCCAGAATAGAAGCCGAGGAAAGTGAAGATCTTATTGACCTATTCCTCAATACCATCAAAAAGGTGGTGAAACCAGTTTTGggtcttttcaaaataaaatga
- the LOC128754844 gene encoding UPF0687 protein C20orf27 homolog: protein MHLSPTNSASMATGRKDSTSKGGGVRFNDNDQPTPGSPTQRDDQSDTSSLIAVLEKDGSYLVKAGFLRSHHCYEVTFTLPDVPALGKEPSCLPTSSPSRKPPNLKVRRINKTLEGGLKVTCEYKTHQEGVLQEEIALGTGARKETRVKVKFQAKVIDPHHGTPVLLDGVKCLGPQRGIHTRRGSDRKKM, encoded by the exons ATGCACCTCTCACCCACTAACTCTGCTTCCATGGCAACGGGGAGAAAAG ACTCCACCTCTAAAGGCGGCGGCGTGCGTTTCAATGACAACGACCAGCCCACACCAGGCTCTCCGACTCAGCGAGATGACCAGTCCGACACCTCTTCCCTCATCGCTGTCCTGGAGAAAGACGGCAGCTACCTGGTGAAG GCTGGTTTCCTGCGGAGCCACCACTGTTACGAGGTCACCTTCACCCTGCCAGATGTCCCGGCTCTGGGTAAAGAGCCCTCCTGTCTTCCTACTTCTTCACCGTCACGAAAACCTCCCAACCTCAAGGTCCGACGAATCAACAAAACGCTGGAGG GTGGACTCAAAGTCACGTGTGAGTACAAGACTCACCAGGAGGGGGTGCTACAGGAGGAGATTGCATTGGGAACTGGAGCGAGGAAGGAAACTCGTGTCAAGGTCAAGTTCCAGGCCAAGGTCATAG ACCCGCATCATGGAACCCCAGTGCTTCTGGACGGGGTGAAGTGTTTGGGCCCCCAGCGAGGCATCCACACCAGGCGAGGCAGCGATCGCAAGAAGATGTGA
- the btr01 gene encoding zinc finger protein RFP: MALPTAFLSADQFTCSICLDVFNNPVSTPCGHSFCQTCISSYWDSAAGNKTYQCPLCKESFRKRPELHINRTLKEITEQFVKIANSGLVNSAGERGGTEESHHHIQSQPLLASSPRHGEMPDSVFAEMMTRFQHMPTAAGQPSDPRRMKGQASVSHEEHPDLPPSYSAVRRYTVSAASDSSFKFPPCPIHVRGLEYYCREDNVFVCNLCAESDHRGHSIVPTRREWNIKKSHLSITAEAVKELISERERKIEEIRTSLRDIQAAAERETDGTVCMFSKLISSVERCQADILEMIEMSRRASEHKAQVLLKDLDEELAELKKRSSALSQLLLSEDYLLFFRTFPAVSANPPVKDRSDVSLSSPLTSGAILRSVSQTMERFQDELRKLPEVCQQVSSQQSVPKANPKVRRVQEYADDITLDPNTAHPRLVVSPDGKQVYCGERHQAVPDNPERFDRVVCVLAREGFSSGRHYWEVEVGSKTDWDLGVASRSISRKGKITVSPAHGYWFLSLRDRTDFAFRTEPSTNLTVNQRPTRIGIYVDCDKGLVSFYNVDARMLIYTFNDTFHNTIHPFFSPCTNKSGRNEAPLIICPVAMTQI, translated from the exons ATGGCTCTTCCCACCGCGTTCTTGTCTGCAGACCAGTTTACCTGCTCCATCTGCCTGGACGTGTTCAACAACCCTGTGTCGACGCCCTGTGGACACAGTTTCTGCCAGACTTGCATCTCCTCCTACTGGGATTCTGCAGCAGGCAACAAGACCTACCAGTGCCCCCTCTGCAAGGAGTCCTTCCGGAAGAGACCCGAGCTGCATATCAACCGGACACTGAAGGAAATCACTGAGCAGTTTGTGAAGATTGCCAACTCCGGTTTGGTCAACAGCGCAGGTGAAAGAGGAGGGACGGAGGAGTCGCACCACCACATTCAGAGTCAGCCGCTGCTGGCGTCCTCTCCAAGACACGGGGAGATGCCGGACAGCGTCTTTGCCGAGATGATGACTCGGTTTCAGCATATGCCGACCGCAGCTGGCCAGCCCTCTGACCCTCGTCGAATGAAAGGTCAAGCTTCCGTCAGTCATGAGGAACACCCGGACTTGCCTCCATCCTACTCAGCGGTTCGCAG GTACACCGTCAGTGCTGCCAGTGACTCCAGCTTCAAGTTTCCGCCCTGTCCGATTCACGTGAGAGGTCTGGAGTACTACTGTCGGGAAGACAACGTTTTCGTGTGCAACCTGTGTGCAGAGTCCGACCACCGAGGGCACAGCATCGTTCCCACCAGGAGAGAGTGGAACATCAAGAAG TcccatctgtccatcacagcAGAGGCGGTGAAAGAGCTCATCAGTGAGCGGGAAAGGAAAATCGAGGAGATACGAACTTCCTTGCGAGACATCCAG GCCGCTGCAGAGCGAGAGACCGATGGGACGGTGTGTATGTTTTCCAAGCTGATCTCTAGTGTGGAGCGCTGCCAGGCGGACATTTTGGAG ATGATTGAGATGAGTCGCCGCGCATCGGAACACAAGGCTCAGGTTCTTTTGAAAGATCTTGACGAAGAATTAGCGGAGCTGAAGAAAAGGAGCTCAGCTCTGAGTCAGCTCCTCCTGTCGGAAGACTACTTGCTGTTTTTCAGG ACGTTCCCTGCCGTCTCTGCGAATCCCCCGGTGAAGGACAGATCGGACGTGTCTTTGTCCTCACCGCTCACCTCTGGAGCCATCCTGAGATCTGTCTCTCAGACCATGGAACGCTTTCAGGACGAACTGCGAAAACTTCCTGAAGTCT GCCAGCAAGTGTCATCCCAGCAGTCTGTTCCCAAAGCAAACCCAA aGGTCCGCAGAGTGCAGGAATATGCAG atgacatcacactaGACCCCAACACGGCCCACCCCCGTCTGGTGGTGTCACCAGATGGGAAGCAGGTGTACTGCGGCGAGCGCCATCAGGCCGTACCTGACAACCCTGAGCGTTTTGACCGGGTGGTGTGCGTCCTGGCTCGTGAGGGCTTTAGTTCAGGGCGGCATTACTGGGAG GTGGAGGTTGGAAGTAAAACTGACTGGGATCTCGGAGTGGCCAGTCGGTCCATCAGCAGGAAAGGAAAAATCACTGTGAGTCCGGCTCATGGGTACTGGTTCCTCAGCCTGAGGGATCGGACCGACTTTGCGTTTCGAACGGAACCTTCGACCAACCTGACGGTGAACCAGAGACCCACACGTATCGGGATTTACGTGGACTGTGACAAAGGTCTGGTCTCCTTCTACAACGTGGACGCCAGGATGCTGATCTATACGTTCAATGACACTTTCCACAACACCATCCACCCTTTCTTCAGCCCCTGCACCAATAAGTCGGGCAGGAACGAAGCCCCTCTGATCATCTGTCCTGTTGCCATGACGCAGAtttaa